TATATCAGTCAGAGCTTAGTTAGCGTATTACATACGCTAACTTGTTTTCTCTTCCCCACGCTTTTTTTCGTTCACCCGATTACTAGTCTATTAGATATTGAAAAATTCCCAGCCCAATTACTAGCTATCGAATATCACCAGCCTTGGGAGGTAGAGAATACCATTGATGAACTCCAGGGCTATTTCATTCTAAATGTAGACGCAATATGGTAAAATTCATCGCCAGCTCTACTTCAAGCATCTACTACCGTGTCTGAAATCGAAATTATCAAAGCTTTTGCAGGTCTAGAAGACCCCCGTCGCCGCGCCGGACAGAGACATAATCTACCATTATCTTTGGCACTTTTCACATTGGCGATCGCAGCAGGGAACAAAGGATTTTTAGCAATTGGGATGTACGGAGTTTTTTCAAAAATCAAATAGGATTCCTATATATTGACGCCTACGATTTTTTGAGAAATTCAAACTTATTTCTAATTAACTTAGTATAAATAAATACTATGTAATATCTTTGCTGAAG
This Nostoc flagelliforme CCNUN1 DNA region includes the following protein-coding sequences:
- a CDS encoding transposase family protein; translation: MSEIEIIKAFAGLEDPRRRAGQRHNLPLSLALFTLAIAAGNKGFLAIGMYGVFSKIK